In Tripterygium wilfordii isolate XIE 37 chromosome 15, ASM1340144v1, whole genome shotgun sequence, one DNA window encodes the following:
- the LOC120017218 gene encoding probable calcium-binding protein CML44 isoform X1, whose amino-acid sequence MLKFIFKISLRRPPIHIQRIFTILDKNSDGLVSLEELNCVLERIGMQFRVQELESTVGKTSLNWDEFLFFYESLCKRTEMVGEAAEAEEEDDGLVKAFKVFDLNGDGFISSHELQNVLTRLGFWDEKSGKDCRSMICEYDTNCDGVIDFEEFKNMMLGTNS is encoded by the exons ATGTTGAAATTCATATTCAAAATTTCCCTAAGAAGACCACCAATTCATATCCAG AGGATTTTCACAATTCTTGATAAGAACAGTGATGGGCTTGTGAGTCTGGAGGAGCTGAACTGCGTTTTGGAGAGAATTGGAATGCAATTCAGGGTTCAAGAGCTGGAGTCAACTGTTGGAAAAACAAGCCTAAACTGGGATGAATTCTTGTTCTTTTACGAATCTTTATGTAAGAGAACTGAAATGGTGGGGGAAGCGGCAGAGGCAGAGGAGGAAGATGATGGTCTTGTGAAGGCATTCAAGGTGTTCGATTTGAACGGCGACGGATTCATCTCCAGCCACGAGCTACAAAACGTGTTGACAAGATTGGGATTCTGGGATGAAAAGAGTGGGAAAGATTGCAGAAGCATGATTTGTGAGTATGATACCAATTGTGACGGTGTTATTGATTTTGAAGAGTTCAAGAACATGATGTTGGGCACCAATTCTTGA
- the LOC120017142 gene encoding UDP-sugar pyrophosphorylase-like translates to MASTLQDTLSKLNLDADFASSAPNLRKNLNLLSPDQIELAKLLLEMGQSHSFEHWPEPGVDDEEKKAFFDQVARLNSTYPGGLASYIKSARELLADSKTGKNPFDGFTPSVPTGESLTFGNDNFIEFEERGVKEAQYAAFVLVAGGLGERLGYNGIKVALPMETTSGTCFLQHYIESILALQEASCRLNEGGCQKDIPFVIMTSDDTHARTIDLLESNSYFGMKPTQVKLLKQEKVACLEDNDARLAVDPNNKYRIQTKPHGHGDVHSLLYSSGLLDTWRDAGLRWVLFFQDTNGLLFKGIPAALGVSAIKQYHVNSLAVPRKAKEAIGGIARLTHTDGRSMVINVEYNQLDPLLRATGYPDGDVNCETGFSPFPGNINQLILELGPYLEELKKTGGAIKEFVNPKYKDATKTSFKSSTRLECMMQDYPKTLPLSARVGFTVMDAWLAYAPVKNNPEDAAKVPKGNPYHSATSGEMAIYRANSLILRKVGVQVEDPVQQVFNGQEVEVWSRITWKPKWGCVFSEIKGKVSGSCSVSQQSTMVIKGRDIFLGDLSLDGALIVESVDDAEVKVGGSVQNKGWVLENVDYRDTSVPEEIRIRGFRIKKVEQLEKKFDEPGKFSL, encoded by the exons ATGGCTTCCACGCTCCAAGACACTCTCTCCAAACTCAATCTCGATGCCGATTTCGCCTCCTCCGCCCCCAATCTTCGCAAAAACCTCAATCTCCTCTCGCCAGACCAG ATTGAGCTGGCGAAGCTTCTGTTGGAGATGGGGCAGAGTCATTCGTTTGAGCACTGGCCAGAGCCTGGCGTTGATGATGAAGAGAAGAAGGCATTTTTTGACCag GTGGCTCGGCTTAATTCAACCTATCCCGGTGGTTTGGCATCATATATCAAATCTGCTAGAGAACTCTTAGCAGAttcaaaaacaggaaaaaacccttttgatgGATTTACTCCTTCT GTTCCAACGGGAGAATCCTTAACTTTTGGCAATGATAACTTCATCGAGTTTGAGGAGAGGGGTGTCAAAGAAGCCCAATATGCTGCATTTGTTCTCGTTGCTGGGGGACTAGGGGAACGTCTTGGATATAATGGAAttaag GTGGCTCTTCCAATGGAGACTACTTCGGGAACATGTTTCTTACAACATTACATTGAATCTATCTTGGCTCTTCAGGAGGCTAGCTGTAGACTAAACGAAG GTGGATGTCAAAAGGATATTCCATTTGTAATCATGACATCTGATGACACACATGCACGTACAATTGATCTTTTAGAATCAAATTCTTACTTTGGGATGAAACCTACTCAAGTAAAGCTTCTTAAGCAG GAAAAAGTTGCATGCTTAGAAGATAATGATGCTAGGCTTGCTGTTGATCCAAATAACAAATACAGAATCCAG ACAAAACCTCATGGGCATGGAGATGTGCATTCACTTCTTTATTCTAGTGGACTTCTTGACACATG GCGAGATGCTGGTTTGAGATGGGTTCTCTTTTTCCAGGACACTAATGGTCTTCTATTCAAG GGAATTCCAGCTGCATTGGGTGTTAGTGCGATCAAGCAATACCATGTCAATTCACTTGCTGTTCCACGCAAAGCAAAAGAAGCTATTGGGGGGATAGCCAGACTTACTCATACCGATG GAAGGTCAATGGTGATCAACGTGGAGTACAATCAGCTTGATCCTCTCCTCAGAGCTACTGGATATCCAGATGGAGACGTCAATTGTGAGACAGGCTTTTCTCCTTTCCCAGGGAATATAAACCAA TTGATTTTGGAACTTGGTCCTTACCTTGAGGAACTCAAGAAAACAGGAGGTGCTATCAAGGAATTCGTAAACCCAAA ATATAAGGATGCTACAAAAACTTCCTTCAAGTCCTCTACCAGGCTAGAATGTATGATGCAGGACTATCCAAAAACATTGCCTCTATCTGCAAGGGTTGGATTCACG GTTATGGATGCATGGCTTGCTTATGCACCCGTGAAGAATAACCCTGAGGATGCTGCTAAG GTGCCCAAAGGAAACCCATACCACAGTGCAACTTCGGGGGAAATGGCAATCTATCGTGCAAACAGTCTGATTCTCAGGAAG GTTGGTGTCCAAGTTGAGGATCCTGTACAGCAGGTATTCAATGGCCAAGAAGTAGAAGTATGGTCCCGTATCACATGGAAGCCTAAATGGGGATGTGTTTTTTCAGAGATCAAAGGAAAAGTTAGTGGAAGTTGCTCCGTTTCTCAACAATCTACAATGGTCATTAAGGGCCGCGATATCTTTCTTGGGGATCTCTCCTTGGATGGAGCGCTTATTGTTGAATCTGTTGATGATGCAGAG GTTAAAGTTGGAGGTTCAGTGCAGAACAAAGGTTGGGTCCTTGAAAATGTCGATTACAGAGATACCTCAGTACCCGAAGAAATAAGGATTAGGGGTTTCAGAATCAAAAAAGTTGAACAGCTTGAAAAGAAATTTGATGAGCCTGGAAAGTTCTCTCTTTGA
- the LOC120017218 gene encoding probable calcium-binding protein CML44 isoform X2 gives MCSVLNPDDLQRIFTILDKNSDGLVSLEELNCVLERIGMQFRVQELESTVGKTSLNWDEFLFFYESLCKRTEMVGEAAEAEEEDDGLVKAFKVFDLNGDGFISSHELQNVLTRLGFWDEKSGKDCRSMICEYDTNCDGVIDFEEFKNMMLGTNS, from the coding sequence ATGTGTTCCGTACTAAACCCAGATGATTTGCAGAGGATTTTCACAATTCTTGATAAGAACAGTGATGGGCTTGTGAGTCTGGAGGAGCTGAACTGCGTTTTGGAGAGAATTGGAATGCAATTCAGGGTTCAAGAGCTGGAGTCAACTGTTGGAAAAACAAGCCTAAACTGGGATGAATTCTTGTTCTTTTACGAATCTTTATGTAAGAGAACTGAAATGGTGGGGGAAGCGGCAGAGGCAGAGGAGGAAGATGATGGTCTTGTGAAGGCATTCAAGGTGTTCGATTTGAACGGCGACGGATTCATCTCCAGCCACGAGCTACAAAACGTGTTGACAAGATTGGGATTCTGGGATGAAAAGAGTGGGAAAGATTGCAGAAGCATGATTTGTGAGTATGATACCAATTGTGACGGTGTTATTGATTTTGAAGAGTTCAAGAACATGATGTTGGGCACCAATTCTTGA
- the LOC119979876 gene encoding uncharacterized protein LOC119979876 has product MWHGEDIHTTPSCNVDFPFESMDYNDGNTVDMVNDAYKNCFGDPKAFREQPEHAQKPLYPGCTKLTKLGTLVKLFNIKGKFGWSDNSFTELLSFLTKLLPENNEIPESMYEAKKTMSALGLEYVKIHACPNDCILYRKEYERLSKCPTCGLSRWKKKDGRVDQYRNGVPAKVLWYFQPIPRFRHMFQSTQTAKDLTWHSNARAIDGKLRHLADSPSWKLVDEKWPTFASNPRNLRLALSTDGINPHSSLSSTYSCWPVLLITYNLPPWLCMKRKFMMLSLLISGPQQPGNDIDVYLAPLIEDLQILWNVGVDAYDVNKKEFFNLRAVLLWTINDFSAYGNLAGCTVKGYNACPYCGVNTPKCRLKHNRKNAYMGHHRWLPSNHEFKCQAKAFDNTTIEHGQAPKSLNSDEILQLVESIEHEWGKSKTKKRKRIDNDERVWWKKKSIFYNLDYWKYLLVRHLLDVMHIEKNVCESIYGTLLHIPRKTKDGLKSRKDLVAMKIRDKLAPLVKGKRIFLPPASYTLTRDEKVSFCKTLKSIKVPDGYSSNIKNLVSMKDFKLQGLKSHDCHVLMQQLLPIALRCVLSKHVKDAIIRFCFFFNSLCATVVDVSVLDKLETDIIVTLCLLEKCFPLSFFDIMVHLTVHLVNEIRLCGPVIFVGCILLRDT; this is encoded by the coding sequence ATGTGGCATGGGGAAGATATTCATACCACACCATCTTGTAATGTAGATTTTCCGTTTGAGTCTATGGACTACAACGATGGTAACACAGTGGATATGGTGAATGATGCTTACAAAAATTGTTTTGGAGATCCTAAGGCATTTAGGGAACAACCAGAACATGCTCAGAAACCTTTGTACCCAGGATGTACAAAATTAACTAAGTTAGGCACTTTGGTGAAGTTGTTCAATATCAAGGGTAAATTTGGGTGGTCTGATAATAGTTTTACCGAACTACTGAGTTTTCTGACAAAATTGTTGcctgaaaacaatgaaattcCAGAATCCATGTATGAGGCGAAGAAAACAATGTCCGCTTTGGGCTTAGAATATGTGAAAATACATGCTTGCCCAAATGATTGCATACTCTATCGAAAAGAGTATGAACGACTTTCTAAATGCCCTACTTGTGGTTTATCTAGATGGAAGAAAAAGGATGGCAGAGTTGACCAATATAGGAATGGTGTACCTGCGAAGGTCTTATGGTACTTCCAACCCATTCCTAGATTTAGGCATATGTTTCAGTCAACTCAAACTGCAAAGGACTTGACTTGGCATTCAAATGCGAGGGCCATTGATGGTAAGCTCCGACATCTGGCTGATTCACCATCATGGAAGCTAGTTGATGAGAAATGGCCTACATTTGCATCGAATCCTAGAAATCTTCGTCTTGCCCTTTCAACTGATGGAATCAATCCACATAGCTCTCTTAGTAGTACATATAGTTGTTGGCCAGTTCTTCTTATAACATACAATCTTCCGCCATGGTTGTGTATGAAACGGAAATTTATGATGTTGTCCCTATTGATTTCTGGTCCTCAACAACCGGGCAATGACATTGATGTGTACTTGGCTCCTTTGATAGAAGATTTACAAATTTTGTGGAATGTTGGGGTAGATGCTTATGATGTCAACAAAAAGGAATTCTTTAATTTAAGAGCTGTGTTACTATGGACTATAAATGACTTTTCAGCATATGGGAATTTGGCGGGTTGCACCGTTAAAGGGTACAATGCATGTCCATATTGTGGTGTAAACACACCCAAATGTAGACTTAAACATAATAGAAAAAATGCATATATGGGTCATCATCGGTGGCTTCCTTCTAATCATGAATTCAAATGCCAAGCGAAAGCCTTTGACAACACAACAATAGAGCATGGCCAAGCTCCGAAATCGTTGAACAGTGATGAGATTTTACAGCTAGTTGAGTCTATTGAACATGAATGGGGAAAGAGCAAGACTAAGAAACGCAAAAGGATCGACAATGATGAACGTGTTTGGTGGAAGAAAAAATCCATATTCTATAATTTAGATTATTGGAAGTACTTGCTGGTGCGACATCTATTAGATGTTATGCACATTgaaaaaaatgtgtgtgagAGCATATATGGAACACTGTTGCACATTCCTAGAAAGACCAAAGATGGTCTTAAGTCAAGGAAGGATCTTGTGGCAatgaaaattagggacaaattAGCACCATTAGTAAAAGGTAAGCGTATCTTTCTTCCCCCAGCTTCTTACACATTAACTAGAGATGAAAAGGTAAGCTTTTGCAAAACTTTGAAGAGTATCAAGGTTCCTGATGGGTATTCGTCAAACATCAAGAATCTTGTGTCAATGAAAGACTTTAAACTTCAAGGCCTAAAGTCCCATGATTGTCATGTTCTTATGCAACAACTTTTACCCATTGCACTTCGGTGTGTTTTGTCAAAGCATGTCAAAGATGCTATTATCaggttttgtttcttcttcaattccTTGTGTGCAACTGTGGTTGATGTGTCAGTATTGGATAAATTGGAGACGGACATCATAGTGACTTTGTGCTTGTTGGAAAAATGTTTTCCCCTATCTTTTTTCGACATTATGGTTCATCTTACTGTGCACTTAGTCAACGAAATTAGACTTTGTGGTCCTGTCATCTTCGTTGGATGTATCCTTTTGAGAGATACATGA
- the LOC120016349 gene encoding uncharacterized protein LOC120016349: MGPLSKYGKKNTAVVGGRIHPVHDDLGYYDVRTTRRLKRRRPTESLNPNASNEDNVNKKKTVRRNLVLNEEEEVEGGDEEIFVDNDYEMFLSKLGHSGWGNVCSISDSEDNAVERLENGADYSDPHYKMFLESLRVDGNSYALEIPLSSEMSLVIKYEKDVGSSNAHRLRNLDALEHLLGGGNMKDDKTLWDSSKRDRADESCQDHFNYLTKDDDAGVSNREKNLSGVSKRGKLETQHKLRDSGLLMREKPVRGVSKNARMESQENLPVSGQFNCEKTLRGISKKDRMEDNFRGTEKESPLNMRNNEKEAENFHKKPTQKDDHFVEESYQVYLNSLKKGVDPTFVKQEIEIEDDENSSDSDLIVISEDPFIHGNHTPFVTSKFKEAPIDLDGDIGHGSQGKGDHSQFREKLMDVLTKEFDQKEYEELLKEINAERTKEGFRRLRGREIAYSIGSCAPSYIDLNNDLKMMIDSYKTNPHKVLVLLRGFFFWLKNITLGGVFQPWKDPSCSELLSQP, encoded by the exons ATGGGGCCCTTGTCAAAATACGGGAAGAAGAACACTGCTGTTGTGGGTGGGAGAATTCATCCGGTACACGATGATCTTGGCTATTATGATGTGAGAACGACAAGGAGGTTAAAGAGAAGACGTCCGACTGAAAGTCTGAATCCAAATGCATCCAATGAGGATAATGTTAACAAGAAGAAGACTGTGAGAAGAAACCTTGTGCTCaacgaggaagaagaagtagaagGAGGAGATGAGGAAATCTTTGTTGATAATGATTATGAAATGTTTTTGAGTAAATTAGGACATTCTGGTTGGGGCAATGTCTGTAGTATTAGTGATTCGGAAGACAATGCAGTAGAAAGACTGGAGAATGGTGCTGATTATTCTGATCCTcattataaaatgttcttggaaAGCTTGAGAGTAGATGGGAATTCATATGCGCTTGAGATACCTTTGAGCAGTGAAATGTCTCTAGTCATAAAGTATGAGAAGGATGTTGGGTCCTCTAATGCTCACCGATTACGAAATCTTGATGCTCTCGAACATTTACTTGGTGGAGGAAACATGAAGGATGACAAAACTTTGTGGGATTCTTCAAAAAGAGATAGGGCGGATGAAAGCTGCCAAGATCATTTTAACTATTTGACAAAAGATGATGATGCTGGAGTATCAAATAGGGAGAAAAATTTGAGCGGTGTTTCAAAGAGAGGGAAGTTGGAAACTCAACACAAGTTGAGGGATTCAGGGTTATTAATGAGAGAGAAACCTGTGAGGGGTGTTTCAAAGAATGCAAGAATGGAATCTCAAGAGAACTTGCCAGTCTCGGGGCAATTCAATTGTGAGAAAACTTTGAGGGGTATCTCAAAGAAAGACAGGATGGAAGATAACTTCAGGGGGACAGAAAAGGAGAGTCCATTGAATATGAGGAATAATGAAAAAGAGGCTGAGAATTTTCATAAAAAACCTACTCAAAAGGATGATCATTTTGTTGAAGAAAGCTACCAAGTATATCTTAATTCTTTGAAGAAAGGTGTTGATCCTACGTTTGTAAAGCAGGAAATTGAAATTGAGGATGATGAGAATTCATCTGATTCTGACTTGATTGTTATTAGCGAAGATCCTTTCATTCATGGAAATCATACCCCCTTTGTaacatcaaaattcaaagaagCACCT ATTGATTTAGATGGTGACATTGGACATGGAAGCCAAGGTAAAGGTGATCATTCTCAGTTTAGGGAGAAGCTCATGGATGTTCTTACAAAAGAATTTGATCAAAAGGAGTATGAAGAGCTGCTTAAAGAAATAAATGCCGAGAGGACTAAGGAAGGTTTCCGGAGATTGCGTGGAAGAGAAATAGCATATTCTATTGGGTCTTGTGCGCCATCATATATTGATTTGAATAATG ATCTCAAAATGATGATTGATTCTTACAAAACAAATCCCCACAAAGTTTTGGTTCTTTTACGtggatttttcttttggttgaaG AATATAACCCTGGGGGGAGTGTTTCAGCCATGGAAGGACCCATCTTGTTCAGAGTTGCTGTCTCAACCCTGA